A genomic stretch from Rhodomicrobium vannielii ATCC 17100 includes:
- a CDS encoding SUMF1/EgtB/PvdO family nonheme iron enzyme, translating to MSKVFISHSSRDNAQAIALRDFLVAEGWSDLFLDLDPERGIAAGERWERALNEAARRCEAVLFLISQAWLSSRWCLNEMNLARRLNKRLFGLVIEEGLSIADLPPDVTSTWQLVNLAAGRDHRQFRVTLPVIGEEVHVTYSQEGLSRLKSGLQKAGLGASFFAWPPDEDPKRAPYRGLRPLEAEDAGIFFGREGPVVEAIDRLRGIKNAAPPRLFVILGASGAGKSSFMRAGLLPRLGRDDAAFLPLPAIRPERAALWGETGLLDALARAFEAAHLKIPRGDLREAINGGAAPLKTKLKALAAQKAQIDDTDRARCLPAVVISIDQGEELFLAEAEAEARPFLNLLRELLLSDDPETIAVFTIRSDNYERLQSAQELEGLHQETMSLPPMPKGAYAEVIRGPIRRLEGTGRALKIDDNLVEAILADIEEGGAKDALPLLAFTLERLYEEYHAAGHLKLGQYEKLGRIKGSIEAAVACAFKAADVDVRIPREAQARLTLLHRGLIPWLAGIDPDTGAPRRRVARLSEIPADSRPLIDLLVEQRLLSTDVSKETGETTIEPAHEALLRQWGLLQGWLADDAGFLTVLDGIKRASRDWAANAKAATWLSHSGERLKAADGLQERPDLAANLEPADHDYLAACRAAELAAAEKDRASVRFRKRMQVAVTVLMAATIIGLAGIIKKEWIGEQVHWYGTARPYLAKNFMPRVLSEDKERELKPLESFQECVHGRCPEMVALPAGTFVMGSPDGKTPVIGLDGKPEAGPIPKAEEGRGDDEGPRHRVKIGRFAIGKYAVTWAEWDECVALGGCPADVAATYGKGREPVINVPWHYAKQYAAWLTLMTGKEYRLLSEAEFEYAARAGSQTAFSFGDDPKQLCEYGNFADLSLRELARRQNATIQTSDICDDGNGTTAKVGSYKANALGLFDMHGNVFSWTEDCYEGSYESAPTDGKAYTTEGCSLRVLRGGSWSSNPQNLRAAYRLRNATGIRYTSLGFRLARTLLPPST from the coding sequence GTGTCAAAGGTTTTTATAAGCCATTCAAGCCGTGATAATGCCCAGGCGATCGCGCTTCGCGATTTCCTTGTTGCCGAGGGCTGGAGCGATCTATTTCTCGATCTCGATCCAGAGCGCGGGATCGCCGCGGGCGAGCGCTGGGAGCGGGCGCTCAATGAAGCGGCGCGCCGTTGCGAGGCGGTGCTGTTCCTTATCAGCCAGGCGTGGCTGTCGTCGCGCTGGTGCTTGAACGAGATGAACCTCGCGCGCCGTCTCAACAAACGGCTGTTTGGGCTTGTCATCGAAGAGGGGCTGTCCATTGCCGATCTGCCCCCGGATGTGACGAGCACATGGCAACTCGTCAATCTTGCCGCAGGCCGCGATCACCGGCAGTTTCGCGTTACTTTGCCGGTTATAGGCGAAGAGGTGCATGTCACCTATTCGCAGGAAGGGTTGTCGCGCCTCAAGAGCGGGCTGCAAAAAGCAGGACTTGGCGCCAGCTTTTTTGCCTGGCCGCCGGACGAAGATCCCAAACGCGCGCCGTATCGGGGCCTTCGGCCGCTTGAAGCCGAAGACGCAGGCATTTTCTTTGGCCGCGAGGGGCCAGTTGTCGAAGCCATCGATCGATTGCGCGGGATCAAGAATGCGGCTCCGCCTCGCCTCTTTGTGATCTTAGGCGCATCGGGCGCGGGCAAGTCTTCGTTCATGCGCGCGGGTCTATTGCCGCGCCTTGGCCGGGACGACGCTGCGTTCCTTCCCTTGCCGGCGATCCGCCCGGAGCGGGCGGCGCTTTGGGGCGAAACGGGGCTGCTCGACGCTCTGGCCCGCGCATTTGAAGCGGCGCACCTGAAAATTCCGCGCGGCGATCTTCGCGAAGCCATAAACGGCGGCGCGGCGCCCTTGAAGACGAAGTTGAAGGCCCTTGCCGCGCAAAAGGCGCAGATCGACGACACCGATCGAGCTCGGTGCTTGCCCGCCGTGGTCATCTCCATCGACCAGGGGGAAGAGCTGTTCCTGGCTGAAGCCGAAGCGGAGGCGCGCCCGTTTCTCAATCTCTTGCGCGAGCTTTTGTTGAGCGACGATCCCGAAACGATCGCCGTCTTCACCATACGTTCGGACAATTACGAGCGCTTGCAGTCGGCCCAGGAGCTGGAGGGCTTGCATCAAGAAACCATGAGCCTGCCGCCCATGCCCAAGGGAGCATATGCCGAGGTGATCCGCGGCCCGATCCGGCGGCTTGAGGGGACGGGCCGGGCATTGAAGATCGACGACAATCTCGTCGAAGCGATCTTGGCCGATATCGAGGAGGGCGGCGCGAAAGATGCGCTGCCGCTGCTCGCCTTCACCCTGGAGCGGCTTTACGAGGAGTACCACGCGGCCGGGCATTTGAAGCTCGGCCAATATGAAAAGCTTGGCCGCATCAAAGGCTCGATCGAGGCGGCGGTGGCGTGCGCCTTCAAAGCAGCGGATGTCGATGTGCGCATCCCGCGCGAAGCCCAAGCGCGGCTCACCCTTTTGCACCGGGGGCTGATCCCCTGGCTTGCGGGCATCGATCCCGACACTGGCGCGCCCAGGCGCCGGGTGGCGCGGCTTTCGGAAATCCCGGCAGATTCGAGACCGTTGATCGACTTGCTTGTCGAACAGCGCTTGCTTTCGACCGATGTTTCAAAGGAGACCGGCGAGACGACCATCGAGCCGGCGCACGAGGCGCTGTTGCGCCAATGGGGACTTTTGCAGGGCTGGCTTGCGGACGACGCGGGCTTCTTGACGGTGCTCGACGGCATCAAGCGCGCAAGCCGCGATTGGGCGGCGAACGCCAAGGCCGCGACCTGGCTTTCTCATTCGGGCGAGCGTCTGAAAGCTGCTGATGGGTTGCAGGAGCGGCCGGACCTTGCTGCGAACTTGGAGCCGGCCGATCACGACTATCTCGCCGCGTGCAGGGCTGCGGAGCTTGCGGCGGCGGAAAAGGACCGTGCGAGCGTGCGCTTTCGTAAGCGCATGCAGGTGGCGGTGACCGTGCTCATGGCCGCCACCATTATTGGCCTTGCCGGTATTATCAAAAAGGAATGGATTGGCGAGCAGGTCCACTGGTACGGAACCGCGCGGCCTTACCTGGCGAAAAACTTTATGCCGCGCGTGCTGAGCGAGGACAAAGAACGCGAATTGAAACCGCTTGAGAGCTTTCAGGAGTGTGTGCACGGGCGCTGCCCCGAGATGGTTGCGCTACCGGCGGGGACGTTTGTCATGGGCTCGCCGGACGGCAAGACGCCCGTCATCGGGCTCGACGGCAAGCCCGAAGCGGGGCCTATCCCCAAAGCCGAAGAGGGCCGTGGCGACGATGAAGGTCCGAGGCATCGCGTCAAGATCGGTCGCTTCGCCATCGGCAAGTATGCTGTCACCTGGGCGGAATGGGACGAATGCGTGGCGCTCGGCGGCTGCCCCGCCGACGTTGCCGCCACATATGGCAAAGGGCGCGAGCCTGTCATCAACGTCCCTTGGCATTACGCCAAGCAATATGCGGCGTGGCTTACGCTCATGACCGGAAAGGAGTACCGGCTGCTCTCGGAGGCCGAGTTTGAATACGCGGCTCGTGCGGGATCGCAGACGGCTTTCAGCTTTGGCGACGATCCGAAGCAGCTTTGTGAGTACGGCAATTTCGCCGATCTATCGCTTAGAGAGTTGGCGCGGCGGCAGAACGCCACTATTCAAACCAGCGACATTTGCGATGACGGCAACGGAACGACGGCAAAGGTGGGGTCTTACAAAGCGAACGCTTTGGGCCTTTTCGATATGCATGGCAACGTGTTTTCCTGGACCGAGGATTGCTATGAAGGGTCCTATGAAAGCGCGCCAACCGACGGCAAAGCGTATACAACCGAAGGATGTTCTCTTCGCGTTCTTCGCGGCGGCTCCTGGAGCAGCAATCCACAGAACCTCCGCGCGGCCTACCGCCTCCGGAACGCAACCGGCATCCGGTACACCAGCCTCGGGTTTCGGCTTGCCAGAACGCTTTTACCTCCTTCCACTTAG
- a CDS encoding tetratricopeptide repeat protein produces MGKIADILSARGDLDEALRIRREEELPVYERLGDVRSRAVTMGQIADILSARGDLDGALRIRREEELPVYERLGDVRERAVTMGKIADILSARGDLDEALRIRREEQLPVYERLGDVRSRAVTMGKIADILSARGDLDEALRIRREEELPVYERLGDVRERAVTMGKIADILSARGDLDEALRIRREEQLPVFERLGDVRERAVTMGQIADILSARGDLDEALRIRREEELPVYERLGAVRSRAVTMGKIAHVLVQKGDVGGARALQMKSLEVNQALGDLDGIAATLWALAQLDLAEEKAGDAIPRIFEAYGIVTKLGRAEGIAVIGILVGQILAANDQPDEARQVLQQSAGMFGKLGQQGAAEQARELIRKLNLE; encoded by the coding sequence ATGGGCAAGATCGCCGATATCCTTTCCGCCCGCGGCGATCTCGACGAGGCCCTGCGCATCCGCCGCGAGGAGGAGCTGCCGGTCTATGAGCGGCTCGGCGATGTGCGCTCAAGAGCCGTCACCATGGGCCAGATCGCCGATATCCTTTCCGCCCGCGGCGATCTTGACGGGGCGCTGCGCATCCGCCGCGAGGAGGAGCTGCCGGTCTATGAGCGGCTCGGCGATGTGCGCGAAAGAGCCGTCACCATGGGCAAGATCGCCGATATCCTTTCCGCCCGCGGCGATCTCGACGAGGCCCTGCGCATCCGCCGCGAGGAGCAGTTGCCGGTCTATGAGCGGCTCGGCGATGTGCGCTCAAGAGCCGTCACCATGGGCAAGATCGCCGATATCCTTTCCGCCCGCGGCGATCTCGACGAGGCCCTGCGCATCCGCCGCGAGGAGGAGCTGCCGGTCTATGAGCGGCTCGGCGATGTGCGCGAAAGAGCCGTCACCATGGGCAAGATCGCCGATATCCTTTCCGCCCGCGGCGATCTCGACGAGGCCCTGCGCATCCGCCGCGAGGAGCAGTTGCCAGTCTTTGAGCGGCTCGGCGATGTGCGCGAAAGAGCCGTCACCATGGGCCAGATCGCCGATATCCTTTCCGCCCGCGGCGATCTCGACGAGGCCCTGCGCATCCGCCGCGAGGAGGAGCTGCCGGTCTATGAGCGGCTCGGCGCTGTGCGCTCAAGAGCCGTCACCATGGGCAAGATCGCTCATGTTCTTGTACAGAAGGGCGATGTAGGCGGTGCGCGGGCCTTGCAGATGAAGAGCCTCGAGGTCAACCAGGCGCTGGGCGATCTCGACGGAATTGCCGCCACCTTATGGGCTTTGGCTCAACTCGATCTGGCTGAAGAGAAAGCTGGCGACGCCATACCCCGGATTTTCGAGGCTTATGGGATTGTTACGAAACTGGGCCGCGCCGAGGGCATTGCCGTGATCGGCATACTTGTCGGCCAAATCCTGGCAGCCAATGATCAACCGGACGAAGCGCGACAAGTCCTGCAACAGTCTGCCGGGATGTTCGGCAAGCTCGGGCAGCAGGGCGCGGCGGAGCAGGCGCGGGAGTTGATCCGGAAACTCAATCTGGAATGA
- a CDS encoding CHAT domain-containing protein, producing the protein MFAWLNGAQKWLEAALAAPTGDIHCEFRCAGVLDGKGRLFLNAPWELLADETGFLAKREPRIFCVARRIGRPTAQAGACAAHGDVTALFMAAAPEGAPELDYEREETAIISTTQGLSLNLAVEDSGALFPFATRVKLEGDLDVVHLSCHGNDERNALIFEDEYGDADPVTAAKLKQDGFGERLPPLIFLSACHSAEDTRKAKDGDNPLPLSMDLVQAGFPAVLGWGGPVLDHDATRFAREFYGQLVRGRRLDSAAAYARLAVLKQDDCPGRDWHLARLYLGPDGGAPLCTAGARSRPKTVLAEHGHQDILQTKQAAESSAPSRQLPVASRQSFVGRRRQTQEILRVFRAGKDAGILIHGQGKSGKTSLAARIANRLPSLKPVVIFGDYHTMAIFGEILRACPPALRPALESQWLPLIEQRGDNLGLALEAMLRGPLNQDAPILLIVDDLEQALDAPQAGQEPTTVKQEYLESLRGVVEAFAETLGHTESRLLFTSRYTFTLPDAKNCELAAKLHDLALPPMNERERLKQMQARLRLDHSKLNSTLQSQCIEAACGNPGLQELLTNAALEDAAAAGTALAAMERYLADGAVPAENKTAAFLENLALNTLVNAVDEDGRALLRAGTVLAIPVPEGVFAAIAKALALGDAGKLLARLKGLGLLDRHIADRETGEAHFLVNRLVRPSLLKEVKGVRAPKPDCPLLPGFDPGPVALTQADQILIVGAILPNLKAQWSDGASHVQLRPEALELMRLAELGQDWTLLGEAAAAGAFHLQRSYQPQAAAAVAFWALELLEAEEAHPPARLLKIGAELAGQFGHGETARTLLERGLTTSNDGFDQASLWLDWAGRQAQSGEPEDALQWLEKAKAEFERLGDVRSRAVTMGQIADILSARGDLDEALRIRREEELPVYERLGDVRSRAVTMGKIADILSARGDLDEALRIRREEELPVYERLGDVRERAVTMGQIADILSARGDLDEALRIRREEELPVYERLGDVRSRAVTMGQIADILSARGDLDEALRIRREEELPVYERLGDVRSRAVTMGQIADILSARGDLDGALRIRREEELPVYERLGDVRSRAVTMGQIADILSARGDLDEALRIRREEQLPVL; encoded by the coding sequence ATGTTCGCCTGGCTCAACGGCGCACAGAAATGGCTTGAGGCTGCGTTAGCGGCCCCGACCGGCGACATCCATTGTGAGTTTCGATGCGCGGGCGTCCTTGACGGCAAGGGGCGGCTTTTCCTCAACGCGCCCTGGGAATTGCTTGCGGATGAGACCGGCTTTCTCGCAAAAAGAGAGCCACGCATCTTCTGCGTCGCCCGCCGTATTGGCAGGCCAACAGCACAGGCTGGAGCCTGCGCCGCTCATGGCGATGTGACGGCGCTGTTCATGGCGGCGGCTCCCGAAGGAGCGCCGGAACTCGATTACGAGCGGGAAGAGACGGCGATCATCTCCACGACGCAGGGCTTGTCGCTGAACCTCGCGGTCGAGGACAGCGGCGCGCTCTTTCCGTTCGCGACGCGGGTGAAACTGGAGGGCGACCTCGACGTGGTGCATCTCTCTTGCCACGGGAATGACGAGCGAAATGCTCTGATCTTCGAGGACGAGTATGGCGACGCCGATCCGGTCACGGCGGCGAAACTGAAGCAGGATGGTTTCGGCGAGCGCCTTCCGCCGCTGATCTTTCTTTCGGCCTGCCACAGCGCCGAAGACACCCGCAAGGCCAAGGACGGGGATAATCCGCTGCCTCTATCCATGGACCTCGTTCAAGCAGGATTTCCGGCCGTGCTGGGCTGGGGCGGCCCTGTGCTCGACCATGACGCAACCCGATTTGCCAGGGAGTTTTACGGCCAGCTTGTGAGGGGCCGCCGTCTTGACAGCGCGGCAGCTTACGCTCGCCTCGCCGTTTTGAAGCAGGACGACTGCCCCGGACGCGATTGGCATCTGGCAAGGCTTTATCTTGGTCCTGACGGAGGAGCGCCTCTCTGCACCGCTGGTGCGAGATCGCGGCCGAAAACCGTTCTCGCTGAGCACGGCCATCAAGACATTCTGCAGACGAAGCAGGCCGCTGAAAGCAGTGCGCCAAGCCGGCAACTGCCTGTGGCGAGCCGCCAGAGCTTTGTCGGCAGGCGGCGGCAGACGCAGGAGATCCTGCGCGTGTTCCGGGCTGGAAAAGACGCCGGCATTCTCATTCACGGCCAGGGCAAGTCCGGCAAGACCAGTCTCGCCGCCCGCATCGCCAACAGACTGCCATCGTTGAAGCCGGTTGTAATTTTCGGCGACTATCACACGATGGCGATCTTTGGCGAAATTCTGAGGGCCTGCCCGCCAGCGCTGCGCCCCGCCCTCGAGAGCCAATGGCTTCCTCTCATCGAGCAGCGTGGTGACAATCTCGGGCTAGCACTTGAAGCGATGCTGAGAGGCCCGCTGAACCAGGACGCGCCGATTCTCCTGATCGTGGACGATCTGGAACAGGCGCTCGACGCCCCGCAAGCGGGACAGGAGCCGACGACGGTCAAACAAGAGTATCTCGAAAGCCTGCGCGGCGTGGTCGAGGCTTTCGCCGAGACGCTCGGGCACACGGAAAGCCGCCTCCTGTTCACGAGCCGCTACACCTTCACGCTGCCCGATGCAAAGAACTGCGAACTCGCGGCAAAGCTCCATGACCTTGCGCTGCCGCCCATGAACGAGCGAGAGCGCTTGAAGCAGATGCAGGCGCGGCTTCGCCTTGATCACAGCAAGCTGAACAGTACGCTGCAGTCGCAATGCATTGAGGCCGCGTGCGGCAATCCCGGCCTTCAGGAGCTTTTGACAAACGCCGCCTTGGAAGATGCGGCTGCCGCTGGAACGGCGCTGGCGGCGATGGAGCGTTATCTCGCCGATGGCGCCGTGCCTGCAGAAAACAAGACGGCCGCTTTCCTCGAAAATCTGGCGTTGAACACGCTCGTCAACGCGGTGGATGAGGACGGCCGGGCCCTATTGCGCGCAGGTACAGTCCTAGCCATTCCTGTCCCGGAAGGCGTGTTCGCCGCCATCGCGAAAGCACTGGCGCTTGGCGATGCGGGCAAGCTGCTCGCGCGGCTGAAAGGACTTGGCCTGCTCGACCGCCATATTGCCGACCGCGAAACCGGCGAGGCTCACTTTCTTGTCAACCGCCTTGTGCGCCCGAGCTTGCTGAAAGAGGTCAAGGGCGTCCGTGCGCCAAAGCCGGACTGTCCGTTGCTGCCAGGCTTCGATCCAGGTCCCGTAGCCCTGACGCAAGCGGACCAAATCTTGATCGTTGGAGCCATTCTGCCCAACCTGAAGGCGCAATGGTCTGACGGCGCCAGTCATGTTCAGTTACGGCCGGAAGCGCTGGAACTGATGCGCCTTGCCGAACTTGGGCAGGATTGGACGCTTTTGGGAGAGGCTGCGGCGGCGGGCGCATTCCATCTTCAGCGATCGTATCAACCCCAGGCAGCGGCGGCGGTAGCCTTTTGGGCCTTGGAGCTACTTGAAGCCGAAGAAGCACATCCGCCCGCTCGCCTGCTGAAAATCGGTGCTGAGCTCGCCGGGCAGTTCGGGCATGGGGAGACCGCCAGGACCCTGCTCGAACGCGGGTTGACGACGAGCAATGACGGTTTTGATCAGGCTTCGCTCTGGCTGGACTGGGCGGGCCGTCAAGCCCAAAGCGGCGAACCAGAAGATGCATTGCAATGGCTCGAAAAGGCGAAAGCCGAGTTTGAGCGGCTCGGCGATGTGCGCTCAAGAGCCGTCACCATGGGCCAGATCGCCGATATCCTTTCCGCCCGCGGCGATCTCGACGAGGCCCTGCGCATCCGCCGCGAGGAGGAGCTGCCGGTCTATGAGCGGCTCGGCGATGTGCGCTCAAGAGCCGTCACCATGGGCAAGATCGCCGATATCCTTTCCGCCCGCGGCGATCTCGACGAGGCCCTGCGCATCCGCCGCGAGGAGGAGCTGCCGGTCTATGAGCGGCTCGGCGATGTGCGCGAAAGAGCCGTCACCATGGGCCAGATCGCCGATATCCTTTCCGCCCGCGGCGATCTCGACGAGGCCCTGCGCATCCGCCGCGAGGAGGAGCTGCCGGTCTATGAGCGGCTCGGCGATGTGCGCTCAAGAGCCGTCACCATGGGCCAGATCGCCGATATCCTTTCCGCCCGCGGCGATCTCGACGAGGCCCTGCGCATCCGCCGCGAGGAGGAGCTGCCGGTCTATGAGCGGCTCGGCGATGTGCGCTCAAGAGCCGTCACCATGGGCCAGATCGCCGATATCCTTTCCGCCCGCGGCGATCTTGACGGGGCGCTGCGCATCCGCCGCGAGGAGGAGCTGCCGGTCTATGAGCGGCTCGGCGATGTGCGCTCAAGAGCCGTCACCATGGGGCAGATCGCCGATATCCTTTCCGCCCGCGGCGATCTCGACGAGGCCCTGCGCATCCGCCGCGAGGAGCAGCTGCCGGTCCTATGA
- a CDS encoding M48 family metallopeptidase, whose product MNTDSREIIVGGVPVEVVRKRIKNLHLGVYPPEGRVRVAAPLVLSDDAVRLAVVARLGWIKQQRAKFGAQERQSEREYVSGECHFFKGRRYRLNVVENGRRSKVSVRGNEFIDLTIKPGTDRAGRESVLQKWYRKELRLSATPIVEKWAERMDLPVPDFRIKRMKTKWGTCSIKNRRVWLNLELIKKPPACVEYIVVHELVHLLERHHNKTFISQMDRLLPGWRSTRQQLNVQPLAAETWA is encoded by the coding sequence GTGAATACTGACAGCCGCGAGATCATTGTTGGCGGTGTACCTGTCGAGGTAGTTCGGAAGCGGATTAAGAACCTCCACCTTGGCGTCTACCCTCCCGAAGGCCGCGTCCGGGTAGCGGCGCCGCTCGTCCTGAGCGACGACGCCGTGCGGCTTGCCGTCGTCGCCCGTCTTGGCTGGATCAAGCAACAACGCGCCAAGTTCGGCGCGCAGGAGCGCCAGTCTGAGCGTGAATATGTTTCAGGCGAGTGCCACTTTTTCAAAGGACGGCGATACCGATTGAACGTTGTCGAAAACGGCCGCCGGTCCAAGGTCTCTGTTCGTGGGAATGAATTTATCGATCTGACCATAAAACCCGGAACCGATCGGGCTGGTCGCGAAAGCGTGCTACAGAAATGGTATCGCAAGGAGCTTAGGCTAAGCGCCACACCGATTGTTGAGAAATGGGCCGAGCGCATGGACCTGCCCGTTCCCGACTTTCGCATTAAGCGCATGAAAACGAAGTGGGGAACCTGCAGTATCAAGAACCGGCGGGTGTGGCTTAACCTCGAGCTAATCAAAAAGCCCCCAGCTTGCGTCGAGTACATTGTTGTCCATGAACTTGTCCACCTTCTTGAGCGCCACCACAATAAAACCTTCATCTCCCAAATGGACCGCCTTCTGCCCGGCTGGCGCTCAACGCGCCAGCAATTGAACGTCCAACCTCTGGCAGCGGAGACTTGGGCTTAA